From the Priestia filamentosa genome, the window TCATAGCAGCGACCACATCATTATCATGCCCTGCCCAATCAATCTGACTTCCTTCCACCATCAAAAAGAATCCATTCTCATTTTGATTTAAACGTTTGATAGCCGATTTCGTCATTTCTTCGGCTGAAGGAGTGTTAGCACTGCGGTCGATTGCTTTATCTAGACCACCATCAGCAAACAGACCTAGAACTTGTTCATCTTTATTTTTTACTAACTCTTTTTTGTTTGTTACGTATCCATAGCCGTCTTTCTCAAATTCTTGTGTTAGGTCGCGATCATCCCGAATAAAGTTTTTCTTTCCTCCACCAAGCAAAACATCTATTTTATGTTCACCATTAATCATTTCGTCATAATAATCATTTGCAATCTCATTCATGTTATCGCGATGGTGATCGTGTGCACCGAACGATGCTGGAGTTGCATGGGTGATTTCTGATGTAGCCACTAGACCTGTTGACATGCCATTCTCTTTAGCTTGCTCTAAGACTGTTTTAATTTCAGATTTATCATTATCTACTGCAATCGCATTATTATACGTTTTTTCCCCACCTGACATAGCTGTTGCAGCAGCTGCAGAGTCTGTAATATTTTCTTTATCATCTTCTGGATAAGTCGTTTGTACTCCAATAAAATGTTCATCAAATGTTGTGAGTTCACGTTCTGGTGTTTTAGGGTTATCTGTCATGTATCGATGAGCTGTCATATAAGAAGGGCCCATTCCATCTCCAATCAAAAAGATAACATTTTTGATATCTGGGTTTTCTTTCTTAATCTGTTCTACAGCTTCAGCATGCATGGCATTTTGAGTTTGTTTTGCTGTTTGTACTTGAGGCTGTTGTTCTGCTTCTACTTTATCATAGACTGTTACTCCAATTAAACTCCCAAGTGCAATCGTAGTCACAGTAGCAAATGGTACAACTTTTTTAGTGAAAACTTTCTTAAACACAACAAATCTCTCCCTTTTCTTCTAAGATGTATATCACCAATAATTCAAAGGTAAAGGAGAAGTATAAAGTTAGTATAAATATAATGTTAAGATATTGTTAAGTAAGACTATTATTTCAATTCACAAAGATTTACTCAAGGTAATAAACTTTTTAAAGAATAAAGATCAAAAAAGGTTGTCTAAAGTAAAAGAAAAAGCGAAAACTTATTGTGACTGAATAGGTATAAGCCTTTTTACTTCCATGACCATGTTTTATATAAACTAGGACTATATTCTCGTTCTGAACTTATAGCTACAAATGGATCCACATAACTCAATATAGCGAAATGAATTATTCTATAATCACTCACCCCATTTTTACTTAATCATTAAAATAGTGTAAGCTGTTTTTACTTAATAGTTAGTGTAAAATTGAAATAAGAAATATAGACCGAGGTATAGAGGTGAAATTAAATGTTTGAACAAATAGATAGGAAAAAGGTGAAGCTAGATACCTTACGTCCTTTGCCTAAATATACATTAAAAAGTTTGCGTGAAAAGCTATTGCTTGAATGGACATATAATACCAATGCTATTGAAGGTAACACATTAACAATAAATGAAACAAAGGTTGTGTTAGAAGGGATTACTGTCGGCGGTAAAACGATGCGAGAACATTTGGAAGTCATCAATCATCGAGATGCGATTGCATACGTTGAAGAAATTGTGCAAAAAGGAGAGCCATTAACAGAATGGCAAATAAAAAATCTCCATCGACTAGTTTTAAAAGGAATTGATGATGAATACGCAGGTGTATATCGTGATCAACAAGTGTTTATTGCTGGCGCAAGACATACACCACCAGCGCCTTATTTAATCAAGGAACAAATGGAACAGTTAATCAATTGGTATGAGAATGAAGCACAAAAGTTACATCCAGTGGAGCGAGGAGCTATGCTACATGCAATATTCGTTGGAATCCATCCGTTCATTGATGGCAATGGACGTACATCTCGCCTTCTCTTAAATTTAGAATTGATGAAAGCTGGTTTTCCTGCAGTGGTTATTAAAGTAGAAAATCGATTAGCTTATTATGAAGCATTAGATAAATCTCATACAACAAAAAATTATCATGATTTCATTCAGTTAATTGTAAAAGAAGTAGAAGATTCATTAAATCTTTATTTAAGTGCTCTGTCTTAAGATCATTAAGGTCTTTTTTCTTTTTATAACTGTATAATCCTGTTCACTAATGTTGATTATAGGACTCGAATTTTGTATTTAGTGTCGTAAACACATCAAAAGATAAATGCAAAATTTGAGTCTATATTTGTTTATTTTCTTTGCAACAACTATTATATGCTTGTGGAAATGCACTCTACATCTTCCAGCAATCCCCTTGTTGCTAATTTATTTCTCTTTCACACAAAAAGAAAGCTTTTTATTTGGTGTGGTACTTGCTTTCCGAAAGGAAAACATCCCCGCACCTACCATAAGGCTCCTTGTCGTACTTTTACCTAAACCCGGTTAATAAACTTTATATGTATAGTAATCCTAAAAACTGGTTAAACTGATAAAGTATTCTCCCCTTTTCGTATATATAAAAAACCCTTTGCTATTACTGAGCAAAGGCTTCTTTTTTATTAAAAGGAATTTAGAATTAAATTAGTTTACATAAAATATGTGAGAGATAGTAAAAAGCGCAAATTTGTTGATTGCCAACGAGTTTGTGCTTTTTCTTTTTACATAGTAATATTTTCACGGTCGTTTTTTGCACCAGAACTGTAAATTTCGTCTTTGAAGTATTAACACTACTTTAACTAAATTAAAATATAAAATTTATAATCTATACATAGAGTTTTGTTACATTTAACTTGCTGTCTGAAGAGATGGTAATCATACATATATGAGGAGGAAAAGTACGTGAAAAAAGGTGCAAGAAAATTGATTTCAGTTGCCTTAACTCTAAGCATTGTGGGTGGGTTTGGCAATACGGTTTCTTTTGCAGCAGGTGATTCAAATTCTACTAATATTAGTAAGGTAACTGTAACATTTCATGGCGACTCTACCCATTCTAAAGGCTTCACTTGGTACACTTCACTTGATTCCAAGAACAGTGATTTACAGGTTGTGAAAAAGACAGGTGCAAAGAGGCCTGATTTCAAGAAGAAATCTTTACTTTTTTCAGGCAGCTCAACCCTATCTACAAATTCTCAAGAAGAGTATGTACATAAAGCAGTAGCAACTGGACTTAAGGAAGATACTGAATACTATTACCGTGTTGGAGATGCATCCTTAAATAAATGGAGTGAAGTAGGTTCTTTTACCACAGCTCCTAAAAAAGGTGCTTTTACATTTATTGATTTGGCCGATACTCAAGCTAAAACAGAAGATGAAGCGTTCCTTTCGTCTCAAACCATTTCAAAGGCTTTAGATACTGTCCCTAACGCTGAATTCATGATGCACAATGGCGACGTAGTTGACGATGGAGTCAAAGAGGAACAATGGGATTGGCTTCTAGGTCACTCTCAGGAAAGCTTACTAAATATAACGGTTGCTCCTTCTGCAGGGAATCACGAGGATGAAAATTATGCTTTTATCGACCACTTTAATCTGGATGTGCCTGAAAACTCCGCTACCGAAACAGGTGCTTATTATTCTTACGATTACAGTAACGCTCACTTTGTTGTCCTTAATAGCAACGAGGATTCTGAGCAACATGCTAACTTTTCAGAAGAACAAATTGAATGGTTGAAGGAAGATGTAAAAGCAGCCAAAGCTAATGGCGCTAAGTGGGTTATTGTTAACATTCATAAAGGCCCATATACGACTTCGAACCATGCAACAGATGATGATATCATGGGTCCGAACGGGGTTAGAAATCAGGTAGCACCCCTCATGGCGGAGCTTGACATTGACTTTGTCCTTCAAGGGCATGATCATATCTATGCACGTACGAAACCAATAAAGAGTGATGGTGTAGCTTCAGTAACAGAAAAAATTACAGAAACTAAAAAAGGACAAACTGTTGAATATACCGTTAATCCGGATGGCACGATTTATTTAATCCCTGCGACAGCTGGACCAAAAGTATATTATAAAAATCAAGATCCTGTACTTGGAAAAGCTTACTATAATCTTTTTGAAGTAGCCGATGAAAATCATGCAGCGATTTATGGACCAGATCCAAGCGATAATAGACGTCCAGTACGCGGCCAAATTCAAAACTTTGTCGGTATTACCATTAATAAAGATAAACTGACCGCCGTAACTTACGAGATTGATCAAAACAAGAATAATGCAGAACCTTATATTATTGATAAGTTTGGTATAATTAAGAAATAACATCTTTTTAAAAGTATACAAATTCAGTTACCGTAATGTTGATTATAGGAAATATAAGCGTAATTTTATAAAAAAGTTTGATTAAAATCCTGTGATTACAGGATTTTTTTCTTTAACTAAAAGGACAAGTTAGTGAAATAAATAAGCTACATAATAGAGCAGTTCCTAGCCTTTTTTTATAAATAACTAATAAGGTAACTTATATTGTCTCTATTTTTTCATCTTACTTCATCTTTAAATGCTTCATCTTGCCATTTTTGATAAAGGTAGATAAGGATAGCTATAGAAATCATTAAAAAGAAAAGTCCAATTGAATTAATGTGGTTTACTTTATAAATTTCAGTCTATTCAAAGATAGGATGAACAACAAATGCTTGAAATAAATCGAATAGTAGATTAAGGACCATATAAAAGATAAAACTTGGATAAGAAAGATAGAAAATAATTACTGTTCCTACAAGAAAAGCACCATACACGAAAGGTGTTATATTGGTTAGGAAAAAGATATTCTCTTTGATAATCCACCAGTCTAACTTTTCTGCTATTTGAAAAACCACTGTAAGGACAAGCGCAGCAAACAGCCCTACAGGCATAAATCGTTTAATACGTTCTTTATTAAACAAAGGTAATAGAAACCAAGGTCCAACAAGGAGAAGCCACAGGATAATTTGTGCCATTTGTGCACCTCTACATTAGTTAATAGTATACTTATTATGTAACGAAAAATAGTTTCTATGCTTCTAACTTTTAAACATTTAGCGTATAGCAAAATATAAGACAGTTATAAAAATTTCAGATCACATAATGTTCATCATAAGAACTAAATAAGAACTAAAAAAAGCTTGCGCCAGATTGGCTACAAACTTTTAGATTCTAATAAAATCCTTCTAACCTTTATACAGTGTTATTTTGATTCATTAAAAAAATTCTTTCTTGTTTGTAGTTAGTAAAATATACAGCCGGAATTACCTACTTATTTATTTTGTATTTTCTCTAAGTATTTAATGACTTTTGCTACATCTTCTTTCGTAATCTCTGCGTTTTCCCCTGTACGAATTGCCGAAGCCATTTGCGTATAGTACATCAAATAATTTCCTTTTATGATATGTCTTTTCTCCATTGTTCCATCCAACTTATGAAAATCATATAGGGCATTATCTCCGTAATTAGGATCTAGAGGCCTTACTCCTTGTATTAACTGTGCCTCTTGTTCGCCCATCTTATGGAATTGATAAGTTCCATTAGGTGTCTGGATTGTATATCGTGGTTCCTCAACTATAGCTGCAGAGCTATGTTTAATTCTTGCTACATAATCACCGTAATCAAAAAGAACTTCAAACCAATCATTCACATTTGAACCTTCTCTAACTTTTTTTGTTATGGAATATAAATCTTTTGGTTCACCAAATAATTGGATGGCTTGATCAATAAAGTGAGCTCCTAAATCAAAAACAAAGTTTGCTCCTTCGTAGCCTTGTTCACGCCATTTTTCTTTCTGTACTGGATAATTGAAATCCCAGACCATACTCACTTCATATATTTTTTCAAAAGCACCTTGCTTTTTTAATTCAGATAGAGTTAAAAAGTCGCCATCATATCGTCTATTATGGTAAGCCGAAATAAATAAGCCTTTTTCATCTGCGATTCTATTTAGTTCAACAGCTTCTTCATATGTTGCTGTATAAGGTTTTTCAACAAGAACATGTTTATTTTTTTCTAACGCTTGCTTTGCATGATCAAAATGTAAATGACTAGGTGTTGTTATGACTACTAGTTCGATTTCTTCATCCTCTAAAAGCTCTTGATAATCTCTTACAAGATTGATATATGAATAATCTTGTTTTGCTGTATCACCATGACGTTGTACAACTGTTTTTAGTTTAAAATTCTCATGAGCATGTATAAATGGGCAATGAAATATACTTCCTGAAAATCCATATCCTAATACACCAGTAACAATTGGTTTCATATTATCCCCCTTTTTAACTTTAACCTATCAAGCTTTTCTATTTTATAAGGCCTATTTGTTTAAAATAATTCAATGTTTGTTTTGCTATTTTAAAGGGAGCACCAGCAGGAGCTGGATACATATCTTGTTCAACAACAGCTTCTCCAGTATATTGAATACACTCAAGGGTTTTGGTTAGTTGAACAAAATCAACATCCCCAGATTCTGGGTCACACATAACTCCTGATTGGACGCCCTGCGCAAAAGCCCATTCGTTTTCTTCCATTTTTTCTCGAATGCTTTTATTACAGTCCTTTAAATGTAAGTATTTGATACGATCTTTATGTTTTTGAATAAAGGTGTTGGGATTTCCTCCAGAATACAGATGATGTCCTGTATCCAAACAAAGATCGATATCAATATCCCTTAAAAGTCTTTCAATCTCTTCTTCCGTCTCTACATGTGTTTCTGCATGTGGATGAAAAACAATTTGAATATCGGATTTAGCTTTAACATAGTCTACTATTTTTTTTATATTACCAATCATTTGATTCCATTCATCATCATTAAGTTCTTTACTTGCGATACGATCGCCAGTAAAGAGATCTGTATACATTCCATCGATTAAAACTAAATACTTTGCGGACGAAAAGTGACATTGTAATGAGAGAATTTTATCTAAGGTTTCATAAATAGGTTGAAGATCATTAATAAATACGATATCCGTCATTAATGTGGTTGCAATTAGCTCCAAATCTCGTTTAGAGAGCTCTTCTTTTAATCTAATTGGATCCGTAGGCAAATAACCCCATGGTCCTAACTCCAAAGTTTTATAACCTGCTTCTTGCATTTCATCTAAACATTGCTCCCATGATACTTGTTTTGGATCATCGGAAAACCATATTCCCCAAGAGTCAGGGGCAGTTCCTATTCTTATAGACATAGAGATGTATCCTTTTCCTCGACTCTTTCCCATTGGTGTGTCTTAGCAGATTTTAAAATAGCTTGAATGCATGTATCAATTTTGGCCCCAAATTCAAAGTTACACACATACTCTGCATCATTTGTAAATGCATTTAATACCTTAGCCACTTCAATCACCTTCATATCATTAAAGCTAATATTAATACCTGAAGCTGGTTGAAATACACCATAATCTCCATGATCTGGACCCAACAATATATTTCTAAACCCTCTATGCGTACTTTCTTCATTATGGAAGTAAACATTAACCTCATTTAGTCTCTCTAAATTAAAGGTAGCTGTACCTAAAGTGCCTTGAATTTCAAACGCTAAATAATTTTTTCTTCCAGTACCAATACGACTTGTAGATAATTGACCAATGGCCCCGGATTGATATAGAGCTGTAAAAGCCATATAATCTTCTGTTTCAACACTTGCCATTTCTGATGCGCCGGTTTTGGCTGGTCTCTCAGGAATATAGATTTTTGAAACAGCATTAACAGATTCAATATCTCCCATAATATATTGCGAAACACTTAATAGATGAGAGCCTAAATCGCCCAATGCTCCACTACCAGCTTGTTTTACAAGGTGTCTCCACGTAATAGCAATGGAAGGGTCAAGAAGCATGTCTTGATCATAACGTCCATCAAATCGCATGATTTCTCCTAACTTTCCTGACTGTACTAATTGTTTCATATATTCAGTGGCAGGATTCATAACGTTATTAAAGGCTACATAATTTAACACACCTTTTTCCTTCGCAATTTTTGCTAATTCTTTTGATTCCTCTGCACTTAGAGATAATGGTTTTTCACAATATACATTTTTTCCATTTAATAAAGCAGCTTTTGCTATTTCATAATGAAAAACATTTGGAGTGACAATGTCAACAATATCAACCTCATCTGAATTAATGATATCCATCCAATTTGTCGTCCATTTTTCAAAACCAAATTTCTTAGCTTCCCTCTTAGAAACGCCTTCATTTACATCCATAATCATTTTAAAAACGGGCTTACCTATTTTATCTCCATATAAACTAAAGGCAGTTGTATAGGCATTCACATGTGCTTTACACATCCATCCGGCTCCAACCATTCCAATCCTCACTTTTTTACTCATCTATTATCCCTTCCTTATAAGTTATTTGCTATTATGTAGATAGTATAATTTGTTTATGGTTAAGAATCATCGGATAAAATTGCTCAATAAATATCAAAATATTGCTGTGGAGGTTAGGATGAAAGTAAATGAACTTGGAGTTTTGCCCAGCTCGGAACTTTATGTACATACCCCTAATGAATTTTCAAGAAAACATTTATTTACGATTCATTTTGCAGGCCGTTATGACTGTGACATGAATTACATTATTGAAAGAAATTTTCATGACTATTATCTACTTCTTAAAGTAATTCGTGGACAACTTCGATTAGAATTTGAACAACAAACTTTTACTGTAAATGCTGATGAATTACTACTTTTTGATTGTCGTATTCCTCATAAATATTATGCAACAGCACCCCTTTCTTTTGAATTTATTCATTTCAATGGAAATGTCAGTAAAGAATTTTATGATATGATTATCCAATCATATAGCCCAGTTATATCAGTGATAAATGAAATGGAGATTATAAGGACAATAGACAATATTTTTCACATGTTAGAACATAATGAGATAAGTGATTTTAAAGCTTCATACGAAGTCCATAAAATATTAAGCTGTTTATTGGAGGGAAATCATACCTTATCTTCAGAATCCGACTTAAAGGATGTTATGACATTCATTGATGAAAATAGTGAAAAGCCTTTAAATATTAGTGATTTAGCTGATATAGCATCACTTAGTGTCTATCATTTTTCGAGAAAATTTAAAAAGTTTACCGGTTTGTCACCCCATGAATATGTCATTTTTAAAAGATTAACACATGCTAAATCATTACTAAAAAATACGAGCTTCTCCATAAACAAAATATCCGACATGATTGGATTTAGTTCACCTTCACATTTTATTGCTACCTTTAAAAAACATATGAATATGACTCCGAAAGAATTTAGGAATTTCCGTTTTTAGAGATAAATCGATTTATAGTGTCACTTTCCATTTTAATTATCCGGATAGTTATGTAGACAAGTTGTATATATAATGCTTTTTTCCCCTGGATGTTTTATCTATTAACTGTATGATATATATGTTATATTCCGATTTATGGTTAGCTGTTTTGAACAACACAGAGATAACTTTGCAGAAAAAGATAAAGAATTGTGTAAAACACAATTGACAATGATTATCATTACCATTAGTATTAGTTTGATGTAATTATTAAAGTATTGAATAATTACTAATTACATACATTTTGATACAGAGGATGGTTGTTAACCTCCCCTATACATTAAGGAGCAGATTAAACTGAAAAAGCTATTTATACCCTTTCTACTCTTGTGTGTCCTTATTCTCAGCGCTTGTGGAAATGACGAGAAATCGAATACGAAAAACTCATCAGAAACTGAAAAAGGAACGTTTACTTATCAATCAGAAAATGGTCCTGTTAAAGTACCTAAAAACCCGAAAAGAATAGTTGCTCTGACGAATGGACCGAATGTACTGGCTTTAAAAGGAAACCTTGTTGGAATTGACGAATGGAGCAGTACAAATCCTCTCTTTAAAGAAAAGTTAAAAGGAGTAACCGTTGTATCAGAGGATGATTTAGAGAAAATCATTGAACTAGATCCAGATTTAATTATTGCAGGATCTCAAATGAAAAATATTAATAAACTAAATGAGATTGCTCCAACTGTCGTATATACTTGGGGTAAGTTAGACTATTTAACACAGCAAGAGGAAATTGGAAAACTCTTAAATAGAGAAAAAGAAGCAAAAGAATGGGTTAACGATTTCAAAAAACGTGCAAAATCAGCAGGAGAAGCAATACGAGCAAAAATTGGTGAAGATGCCACTGTTTCTGTAATTGAAAATGGAACAAAAGAATTTTATGTATTTGGAAACAACTATGCTCGAGGAACAGAAATACTGTATCAAGCAATGGAACTAAACATGCCAGAAAAAGTAAAAGAAACAGCTCTTAAATCAGGTATTCATACAATCTCAACTGAATTGCTTCCTGAGTTTGCTGGAGATTACATTATTCTTAGTACCACCCCTGATGGTGATAATTCATTTTTAAAAACGGATACATGGAAAAACATACCGGCAGTTCAGAACAATCATGTATTTAAAATTAATACTAAAGCATCTACCTACAGCGATCCAATCACTCTAGAGTATCTTCTGAAATTTTTTGAAGACTCTTTTCTTAAAAACTGATATATAAAGAAGGCATTCTTTCATTAAGAATGCCTTCTTTACTTTCTTTTTATAAAAATAAGTAACAAGTTGACTCTTTTATTAGTATTCGATTTGAAAAAGAAGGAACAATAAAGTATAATTGATTATGATAATCATTATCAATTATGGCGGTGGATAGATGAGTGATCAAGTATATCCTGAAACAGAATTGCAGAAAACACTTGTTATTAATTCTTTATTAGATTTGGGCATTTATAAAAAAGGAAACAAACATCTGTATGAACTCACTCTAATAGAATTAGAAGAATACTACGATGTAAAGAGACATATGTAAACCAAATAACTCTTAGAATTTCATTTTATTCATCTATAGATTACTTTATTCTGTTCTAAAGCTTTCTCCCCATAGTCAAAATTATATCCATTTAAGGGTACATGACATGATTGTAGAAAGGATATAACATGATTCTCTTGAGAGATGTGGCAAGATACGAATACAGTCAACTACCTGTCCCTAGTCGTAGTTATAAGAAACTTCAACATAATGGATGATTCTCTTTTTACTTTATAAAGAAGAATGAATGACAAAGATTAAATAACTATTTACATGATGGAGAGTGATTTAAGTGCAAGCTAGTGCAACTGATATCTTTAAAAAATTAGGTGTTGAAGAACTTAACACTCCTTTGCCTCATACATCTAGGTTGGAAGGAAGATATCCTGGAGAAGAAATCATTGATTATGTTTTAGGGTCAATGATACATATCTATTATAGACAAGAAGTAATGGATGAATTAGAAACATTAGATTCTGTAATTTCTAATAATAAAGGTGAGAAGTGGGTGAATGTTAAAGAACTCTTCTCTGTGATAGGGAAAGACAGTAGAGAAAATCTGGAGTATGGAATTTCAAGGGCTTATGAGTTTGGTTATGTGAATGTAGTATTATTTAATGGAGTAAGATATTTTAATCTAACTGATAAGTGTGAGAACGTAAAATTATATGAGGTTTAACCTTATAAATACAAAAGCTTATACTAGAAAGTTTGAGCTTTTGTTATAACCTTTAGCCTTCTTATAGAAAAGGCCGCCCAATATCCATTCATGGATAAGGCGGTCTTAAGTATATTTATGACTAACTAATAGAAAAGTAAGTCTTAGTAGTATGGATCTGTATAGATTACTTTCTAACTTAAACTCTAGTGAGATAACACTAGAGTTCCGTTCTCTGATCCACTTTAGAATTTTGCTTGAAAGGAAAAACTAGAATTTACACTTTGCTGCCAATAAGGCAACTTTAAAATATTTTCAAAAGAATAATTGTAGTTTATTATAGGATATAGTTGTTATTATTCAGGAGGCATTTATATGAGATTGACATTAATGAAGTCTAAAATCCATCGTGCAACAGTGACAGAAGCTAACTTGAATTACGTAGGGAGCGTCACTATTGATGAAGAAATCCTTGAAAGTGTTGGATTATTACCAAACGAGAAAGTACAGGTTGTTAACATCAATAATGGCGAAAGAATCGAAACTTATGCAATTAAAGGGGAAAAAGGTAGTGGGGTTATTTGTCTAAATGGAGCAGCAGCCCGTTTATTCCAACCCGGTGATTTAGTAATTATTATTGGTTATGCTGATATGGAAGAAGAAGAAGCCAAAGTCCATAAACCCAAAGTAGCTATTATGGGCGAGAATAATGTAATAGAAGAAATGATAACAGATGAGAATCATGGTGAGAAAAAGGGGACATTAGCCCTCTGATAAAATAAAAAGTATGTAAAAGGATAAAGCTTTTTATTTGTTGCGGAATCTAATGTATATTAATCTATAAAACTGGTCAAACTAATAACACATTCCCCATTCGTATAAATTTGAGAATCCTTTGCTGCTGATCAGCAAAGGATTCTTTTTAATTACAGTTAGTTCATTATAAGTTAGGTAACGTAAAATAGATTATTAAAAGAGAAAAAGAGCAAATTCGTTCAACAACACCGAATTTGCTCTTTTGTGTCCAAGCTTTCTGATCCTCTAGCTGCTTTATTTGGTATGGAACGTTGGAACGACAATACAATCATCAAATTTTTGCTTTTGAACGAACTAATAACGAGTTTTATAAGTTCTGAGGCAGGGCATTTTTCCAATACAATTCCCTTTTTGGATAGAGGAAATAGCTGAATTTCGAATCAATCTAAAAATCGCGCCACAACTAGGGAGAGATGTTTACATCATTTTATTTACCCTTAGCCATATTGAAAAAATTATCTTGCTTCGGAAATCCTCTCCGTCCACTCTCCAACAAATTCAGCTTCATTATAAGAATAGAAGTTTTTTAGAATCTCCTCACGATTATCAGAGAATAACTGGTCTG encodes:
- a CDS encoding alkaline phosphatase: MFKKVFTKKVVPFATVTTIALGSLIGVTVYDKVEAEQQPQVQTAKQTQNAMHAEAVEQIKKENPDIKNVIFLIGDGMGPSYMTAHRYMTDNPKTPERELTTFDEHFIGVQTTYPEDDKENITDSAAAATAMSGGEKTYNNAIAVDNDKSEIKTVLEQAKENGMSTGLVATSEITHATPASFGAHDHHRDNMNEIANDYYDEMINGEHKIDVLLGGGKKNFIRDDRDLTQEFEKDGYGYVTNKKELVKNKDEQVLGLFADGGLDKAIDRSANTPSAEEMTKSAIKRLNQNENGFFLMVEGSQIDWAGHDNDVVAAMSEMDDFEKAFKAAIDFAKKDKHTLVIATADHSTGGLSLGTNDESGEGIYNWSTAPIKAAKKTPDFMAKQIINGADVEKTLKQNIKLKLKPEEIESVKQAAQTNDETKIDNAIEDIFNKRSYTGWTTSGHTGEEVDVYGYGPGKEMFSGLMDNTEQAENIFYILEQMKQNK
- a CDS encoding Fic family protein, coding for MFEQIDRKKVKLDTLRPLPKYTLKSLREKLLLEWTYNTNAIEGNTLTINETKVVLEGITVGGKTMREHLEVINHRDAIAYVEEIVQKGEPLTEWQIKNLHRLVLKGIDDEYAGVYRDQQVFIAGARHTPPAPYLIKEQMEQLINWYENEAQKLHPVERGAMLHAIFVGIHPFIDGNGRTSRLLLNLELMKAGFPAVVIKVENRLAYYEALDKSHTTKNYHDFIQLIVKEVEDSLNLYLSALS
- a CDS encoding purple acid phosphatase family protein — its product is MKKGARKLISVALTLSIVGGFGNTVSFAAGDSNSTNISKVTVTFHGDSTHSKGFTWYTSLDSKNSDLQVVKKTGAKRPDFKKKSLLFSGSSTLSTNSQEEYVHKAVATGLKEDTEYYYRVGDASLNKWSEVGSFTTAPKKGAFTFIDLADTQAKTEDEAFLSSQTISKALDTVPNAEFMMHNGDVVDDGVKEEQWDWLLGHSQESLLNITVAPSAGNHEDENYAFIDHFNLDVPENSATETGAYYSYDYSNAHFVVLNSNEDSEQHANFSEEQIEWLKEDVKAAKANGAKWVIVNIHKGPYTTSNHATDDDIMGPNGVRNQVAPLMAELDIDFVLQGHDHIYARTKPIKSDGVASVTEKITETKKGQTVEYTVNPDGTIYLIPATAGPKVYYKNQDPVLGKAYYNLFEVADENHAAIYGPDPSDNRRPVRGQIQNFVGITINKDKLTAVTYEIDQNKNNAEPYIIDKFGIIKK
- a CDS encoding Gfo/Idh/MocA family oxidoreductase, producing MKPIVTGVLGYGFSGSIFHCPFIHAHENFKLKTVVQRHGDTAKQDYSYINLVRDYQELLEDEEIELVVITTPSHLHFDHAKQALEKNKHVLVEKPYTATYEEAVELNRIADEKGLFISAYHNRRYDGDFLTLSELKKQGAFEKIYEVSMVWDFNYPVQKEKWREQGYEGANFVFDLGAHFIDQAIQLFGEPKDLYSITKKVREGSNVNDWFEVLFDYGDYVARIKHSSAAIVEEPRYTIQTPNGTYQFHKMGEQEAQLIQGVRPLDPNYGDNALYDFHKLDGTMEKRHIIKGNYLMYYTQMASAIRTGENAEITKEDVAKVIKYLEKIQNK
- a CDS encoding sugar phosphate isomerase/epimerase family protein, coding for MSIRIGTAPDSWGIWFSDDPKQVSWEQCLDEMQEAGYKTLELGPWGYLPTDPIRLKEELSKRDLELIATTLMTDIVFINDLQPIYETLDKILSLQCHFSSAKYLVLIDGMYTDLFTGDRIASKELNDDEWNQMIGNIKKIVDYVKAKSDIQIVFHPHAETHVETEEEIERLLRDIDIDLCLDTGHHLYSGGNPNTFIQKHKDRIKYLHLKDCNKSIREKMEENEWAFAQGVQSGVMCDPESGDVDFVQLTKTLECIQYTGEAVVEQDMYPAPAGAPFKIAKQTLNYFKQIGLIK
- a CDS encoding Gfo/Idh/MocA family protein; protein product: MSKKVRIGMVGAGWMCKAHVNAYTTAFSLYGDKIGKPVFKMIMDVNEGVSKREAKKFGFEKWTTNWMDIINSDEVDIVDIVTPNVFHYEIAKAALLNGKNVYCEKPLSLSAEESKELAKIAKEKGVLNYVAFNNVMNPATEYMKQLVQSGKLGEIMRFDGRYDQDMLLDPSIAITWRHLVKQAGSGALGDLGSHLLSVSQYIMGDIESVNAVSKIYIPERPAKTGASEMASVETEDYMAFTALYQSGAIGQLSTSRIGTGRKNYLAFEIQGTLGTATFNLERLNEVNVYFHNEESTHRGFRNILLGPDHGDYGVFQPASGINISFNDMKVIEVAKVLNAFTNDAEYVCNFEFGAKIDTCIQAILKSAKTHQWERVEEKDTSLCL
- a CDS encoding helix-turn-helix transcriptional regulator; the protein is MKVNELGVLPSSELYVHTPNEFSRKHLFTIHFAGRYDCDMNYIIERNFHDYYLLLKVIRGQLRLEFEQQTFTVNADELLLFDCRIPHKYYATAPLSFEFIHFNGNVSKEFYDMIIQSYSPVISVINEMEIIRTIDNIFHMLEHNEISDFKASYEVHKILSCLLEGNHTLSSESDLKDVMTFIDENSEKPLNISDLADIASLSVYHFSRKFKKFTGLSPHEYVIFKRLTHAKSLLKNTSFSINKISDMIGFSSPSHFIATFKKHMNMTPKEFRNFRF
- a CDS encoding iron-hydroxamate ABC transporter substrate-binding protein, with translation MKKLFIPFLLLCVLILSACGNDEKSNTKNSSETEKGTFTYQSENGPVKVPKNPKRIVALTNGPNVLALKGNLVGIDEWSSTNPLFKEKLKGVTVVSEDDLEKIIELDPDLIIAGSQMKNINKLNEIAPTVVYTWGKLDYLTQQEEIGKLLNREKEAKEWVNDFKKRAKSAGEAIRAKIGEDATVSVIENGTKEFYVFGNNYARGTEILYQAMELNMPEKVKETALKSGIHTISTELLPEFAGDYIILSTTPDGDNSFLKTDTWKNIPAVQNNHVFKINTKASTYSDPITLEYLLKFFEDSFLKN